AGCGTGCACTGATGCTCGGCTGTTTGGTGCAGCGCTTCGTCGATATTCCGAAATTCGATGGCCAGAAGCTGTTCGATTTATTTCAATCCCACATCATCGCGCCTGAAAATACCGTCCGCTGGAGCTGGAAGGAAGGTGATGTTGCGATCTGGGACAACCGCGCAACACATCACTATGCCGTAAATGATTACGGGGACCAGCATCGCATCGTTCGTCGCGCCACGATCCAGGGGGACGTGCCCGTCGGTGTCGACGGGCGCTGCAGTGTAAAGAGCCTGGAGATCAACAAGCAGCTGCCCCATTGAAGTTGCCTGGCGCGCCCCTTTCCCGAGTTTCGTTCGAACGTCCCATTGATGGTTGTCCGGCGGAGTTGTCGCACGTGTCCCTATTTAAGATTCCGTGTCGAAAGGCGGAGGCCCCCTTCGGTGATTGGGCCTACATCACTTGCACGCAGCCCCCGCGCGAACTTGAAGCATAGAGCCGCGCAGGCCGACATTCAGTGAGTGAAACCGCAGCTGGTAACAAGCTTTGCCCGATATTCGTCTCTCTTGTGTCTGATAATTCCAAGCTGCGCGTTGCTGCCCTCCAATCGCAGCACTAGGGGCAAGTCCGCGTAAGGTGTTTGCGTCCCTGCCGGCGATTGGCGCAAACGGGCACATCTCCTGTGTTCTCCAGCCACAAGGAAGCCGACTATCGACAATCGGAAGCGGCAGACACCGATGTAGCGCCTGAATTCCACGTTAGTGCGCAGCCGTTTTCGACTAAATTCACTACAGCGTTTGTGCGAGGCTAGGGTTGACAGGCCTGACTAAGCTCCAGCGTGCAGTCCCTGATTACGCGTAGGGCCGGAGAGAGCTCGCTTGAGAATCGCCATGGAGTCCTGAGTGCAATCCTCGGAGATGGCCCACGCCAGCTGGGCTTCAAGATTGAAGCTGGTAGCGTAGGGTTCAACAAAACCATCGGTCCAACATTAGGTAGATTGCGAAGCCTCGAGCCATGTCAATGTGCCGCTAACGCGTCATCGAGGAAGAGAGGCTGACTGCGTCCTCTCCCAGTTTTGCCCTGACTGTACTCTGATGGGCGCCAACGCCACAAACATATAAAACAACATACAAGGCGGGCGAAGCGGAGCTCTTCCTCTACGTGAACGAGGCGGTGATCGCGCCTGCTATGTGTCTACGACAGCTTCTACCGATAATGGGAGCCGGACCAAAGTGACAGTCCGCCTTCTGTGATCATCCAGATGCACCGCATCCGAACGGCCGATCGCGGCTAAATGACCTCAAAGTACCGCTCTCGTTCACAGTCGGACACTCGATGTTGAACAGCATCCCACTCCCACCGCCGGGAGCGGGAAAACGCTTCAACAAACCTGTCGCCGAAAACGTCAATCGCTTCTTGAGACTGCGCAAACCGGGATGTGGCCTCAGCCAAGTTCTGAGGAAGCGGCTCATAGGCAGCGTGTCTTTCTTCGCTTGCATCACCAGCAATTGGAGTTGCCAACACAGCATTCTCTTCAACGCCCAGAATACCGGAGCCGATGGCACCGGCGAGCGCGAGATAGGGGTTTATATCTGCGCCGCTCAATCTGTATTCAAGACGGTGCGCGGACTCGTTGCCCGGAATGACCCGTACTGCACAAGAGCGATTATCAACTCCCCAACTCGGACAGGTTGGAGCCCAAAAGCCGGGCAGCAGCCTCTTATAGCTATTCACGTTGGGCGCAGCGAGGACACAAAAGTCGTTCATGTATTTCAGCTGTCCGCCGACGAATTGGTTCATAGTTCCCGAGATGTTGCGGCTCGCCTTGCCGTCGTAGAATGCATTCTGACCATTCGACGACATTGAAATGTGAATATGTCCCGACTGTCCTGGCCAATTCTCCGAAACCTTGGCCATAAACGTTGCCATCATGCCCCGAGTCTGAGCCCAGGATTTCACAATCGATTTGAGTAAGACTGCCCGATCCGCAGCCTCGAGGGCATCGCAATGACGAAGCGAAGCCTCAATCGCGCCAGGGCCGGTTTCAAAGTGGAGCCCGCTGAGGGGTAGTCTAGCATCATCACAAAAGGCCAAAATCTCGTCGAACAGCTCATTGCTGGCGAGGGTGCGCGCTACTGAGTAGCCGAATGGGCCTCGCGTTAGGGGGACCCATTGATCATATGGTTTCTTATGAATTGTCTCCGCGCTCTCATTAAACAGCGTGAACTCAAACTCGAATCCAGCAGTGCAACTGTATCCGTGGTCAGCAGCTCTGCGTAAAACCTTCCGCAAAACACCACGTGGGCAGATGCTCTCATGCGCACCTGCAAACTCCGCGAGGTAAAGAAAACGGTCATGGCAAGTAGGTACCGCGCGCGCGGTGGCCGACAAAACACGCAGATCGGCGTCTCCGAATACTGAAGGCAGCTCTTGCGCAGAATTGGCTTGTATCACTCGGTCCGAGCAATCCCACGCCAGCACGGCTTCGGAGAACTTGATTATCCTGTCACCAGCCGAGACATCGTCGGACAGAACAAGCTTGCCTCGAAGAACACCATCAAAGTCGCATACGCCAATCAAGGCCTTACGCGACTCATGCAAGGGACCCACCTGTCGTTCGCTTGCCATCAACTCTGACCCTGCGCCCTCAACTCGAACACCTGGTCCATACGCATTGCTCTCAGCTTGCGATAGTCGTTATCAAGCTCAGTCAAGTCATTGCTCACGAGATACACGATTCCCGGAGTAGATGCTAAGTCGGTCGTCCGGACCAGGTTTTGACCTATCGGAACAAATGCTATCGCATCGGCGAAGCTGGGCAGCTTGCGGATTGATTCGAGTCCGGGATAGCCGTTGACAACACCATCCATATCGGAGACGAGTGAGACGCACAGTGCGTGAGCCTTCCGCCTGTAAGGGCCGCGTCGCCTCATATACTCAGTGAAGCCGATGGGATCTGCGTAGCGCCACGCCGTCGATGTTATATGATTGTGGCCCAAAGCCATGGTCCGGGCTTTTGCGGACATTGTCCCTTGAAGCCGCGCTCCACAGTCCACCAGAACCGGCCCCATGCGATCTACGATGATCTCGGCATGAGCAGGTCCGTTGACGATCTCAAGCGCCTTTAATGCCTGCACCAAATAGTCCGACAGCTCTTGAACAACCGGCTCCTCGCCTTCCAGCAGCTGCTCAAGCGAGCAGACGGATGCCGCGCCCTTGACGAGAACAGTGTCATAAGTCCACACCTCCGTGATGAACGTTTCGCCATCGATCGATACAGCGTTCACGGTGTACTGTTGACCGTTTATCTTCTCTTGGCCAAGTGCAAAGCGATTCATCACTCCGAGGCAATTTGTTTTCCCGACAATAGCATTCACAGCCCTGCGAACATCAGCATCGGTCGAGCAAAAGAACACGTCCTCCGTACCAGCGCTGTTCAAGGGCTTTATCACGATTTCGTCGAAGCGCTGTTGACGCATCCAGGTTGTGACGTTTTCGGCGTTGTCGGATACAACTTGTCTGATCGATCGCACCCCTGCAGACGTCAACGCGTCAGACAAGCGTGACTTGTCGCGCCTTGCAGCTGACAACGCGGTCCCATTCGAAGGCAGCCCGATCCGTTCGGATAACGAATCGGCAAGCTCAACTCCTGATTCGCATCCGGCTATGATGAATTCCAGCTCTCTACCTCGAAGGGCCTCCAGATGAAACTGCACGACCTCCTCGTCACTCATGCGCTCGCCCGGCCTAAGGACTTCATCATAGACGTCGGCGTTGAAGTGCGACTGAAAGATTGGCGGAATCTGCGCACTCGACATCGCGTGCACAGTCTTTATTCCATAACCTTTGAACTCTTCCGGGAGGTATCGGCCTGTTGAGTATGCGTCGACTATGACACAAACACGTTCCTTCATGCGGATCTCCGGTACTGGAAGTAGAGGTTACCCACGGCGATAGCCGAAATGAGAACATTTCCCACGAGCGTATAAAATGACGGCACGATGCGAGAATCGAAGTACTGGAACAGAAACGTAATGATAGGTGCCGTGGACAAGACCATGTTGACGGTGAATGGCTCTACGCGGCGAATGCCCTCTTGCACCAGGAGCAAGGGAACAACGATCGTTGAAAGGGCAATCATGACGATTGCAAGCCAATGCTGTGAGAGTTCTTGTAAGATACTGGAATGATCGCTCAATCCCAGCAACAAGAGGATTGCTCCGTAGAAACGATGAGCCAGTACTTGTCGGCTAGATAATCCACGATCAAACAGCAGTTTCACGAGGATACTGGTCAGCGAAAGCGACAGCCCAGCTACGATTGCCAGGAAGATCCCAAGGGATGATCGTGGGCCCCATTCGATTCCAGCGTTGCCGCTGGCCGCGATCCAGACCATGTAACTACCGACAGCCGCAATCAGAACGCTCGCGACGACATCTGATTTGGGGAGACGTCCCTGCCCCCTGATCAGTGCATTCAACCATGCTGTTGCAGTGGGTCCTAATGCCACCATGAACGTGACGACGATAGCGGGCTCGGCATATTTCAGTCCGACAAACAAGCCGATCCAGCTTATCGCGGTGACACAATTGAGCGACACAAAGGCAAGACTCGATGACTTCCCCACTCTCACTGCAACGCCTTCGCGGTGAGCCAAGACGTTGAATGTCACGCTTACAATAGCAAAGGATAGCAGGAGAGTGATCCATACATTTGCTTGCTGGAAATACGCTGCTGCATAGACGTCACCTGCGGCGCTAACGAGAACATAGAGCGCAACAAGGAGCACTCCTGCAGCGAATTGCCCGCTCGGCCTGTGCAAAGGCTGCAGAACTGCGCGAAACCAGAACCGTGATGTCGCGGACGTTTTAGATGGATCTCGCTCTTTCGATCCTAAAGGGTCCCTTTTCGATTGGAGTTTCACAAGCGGCCTCTGCCACTTTCTGAGCGGTACGTGACGCACGCCGCTCCAAATGCGCTGAAAAGCTGCTTGCTCAGGGGATCAGTTTCGACGTGCCATTCGGGGTGCCACTGCACCCCAATCTGCAGCGTCGGCCCGCCTGTTACCGAGGCCGCCTCGATCAGACCGTCGGACGCCCAGGCTTCAGGCTTTAGCGCAGCCGCAAGCCTTTCTATGCCCTGATTATGCAAGGAGTTAACGTGTGCTTCGGCCGCGCCAGCGATAGGAAGGAGAACGCCGTCCGGACAAAATTTCACGGTGTGCGCTGTATCGTACTGGCGATCCCTCGGCAAACCGGCCTTCTCAGCATGCATTTGTCCGCTTTGCAGCCCCCATTCGGACAGGGATGGGTAAAGTGTGCCGCCAAAATAGACGTTAAGCTCCTGAAGGCCGCGGCAAATGCCCAGTATCGGCATCCCAAGGGCAACGGCCTTCTCAATGGCTGCCGCCGACAGTCTGTCACGAGGACGATCTCTCACGCCAGCTTGAATGTCGTGCTGACTTGTCGCCCTCAGCCTGCCCGAAGCGGACGAGGTGAGGATGACTGGATCAATATTCGATTCATCCCCCGTCAACATCAAACCGTCGAGCCTGTTCATGATCGTCAGATCATTGTCGAGTTCGGCATCCTCAGCATCGATTGTCGGCAATATCGCGCAAGCCACGCCCGCATAGCGGACGAGAGCTTGGACGTATTTGCGCCGCAACCAGTCCCGGTGCACGCCATCTGCCAAAAGACGGTTTGAGGTTACGCCCACCACGGCTCGTGCTTCTGTCCGTTGCGATATCAAGCCGACCGCTCCTTCGCATCGCGACACGCCAGAGACTGTTGATACAAGCGCCGATTTCGGTCCATCAACTGGGCAATGACGCTAGGTTGACCTTGAGGTCCCTTGACGAAGAGCCCTCCCCACGTTGCGGCAACACTTGCGTAGTGAGGATCCTGCATTCGAATTTTCTGAGCTTTGTGCAAGAGCCAGAAAGGAATACCGGGGGATAGGTGGTGCTCAAGGTGGTATTCGTCCAAATTCTGACCCAAAATGGCGCGCTCGATAAAATTTCCCTTTCTATTCCGGGTCAGGTAGACATTCTTTGTCTCGGTCTCGCACATTGGTGAGTGCTCGGCGAGCTCGATGAACCAGCCGAGAACCTGAAACGTTGTGAGGTAGGGCACGATCCAAAACAGGACGACGATGTGGAGCAGTCCAACGAGATATGCCCCACCGAGTATGAGTATCCAGAAGAGATAAAAGCCATATTTGTCGACGAGGATCCCCGACCGGCTCTGGTCCTCGACACTTATCGAGAACCGATTGGTCCATAGGTACTTCAGATACACGACTGTCGCGCCGCCCAATATCGGCTTCCAGATCATGTTGAAAGCGTACTGCTTAGGGGGCAGGACATCGTAAACGCCGCTGGACAGGAAGAATTTCAAGTCGGGATCCTTCTCCGGATCGCCGAGATATGGGTGATGCAGATATACGTGTGAAATGCGGTAGGCCCAGTGGCGCTGGAACAAGGGATATGCCGCGAACAAGATGCCCAGGATGTAGTTCCAGGTCGTATTCTTCGCGAGCGTGCGGTGCGCGGCATCGTGAGCGATCGTCGTCAATCCGCGCTGGTAGGCCCCAATCAAGAGAACTGCGATTGGATAGAGCCAATAGGAGACATGGACCGTCGTAAGGACGCAAGCTGCGATCACAGCGTAGTCTTTCACGATGTAAACGGCCCCCGTGATGTTATCAGGTCTCAGCGCGGAGAGCTGCTGGTTGATCTCGCGATCAAATTGAACCGGCTCAAAACGCGACGACCTCAGTTTCCAAGCATCTGCCTGTTTCATGAGAACCCCTTCCTGGATCGGCTTTCAGGTTGTCAGATTGCGGAAAGCGCCTTTTCCAAGTCCTTGATGATGTCGGTAATATCTTCGATGCCGACGCAAAGCCGGATGGAGCCGCCGAATATGCCGGCAGCCTCGCGCTTTTCCCGCGGGACAGTGGTGTGGGTCGTAGAGACAGGATGGGTTACTAGCGTGCGGGCATCCCCCACATTCGATACGTGATACATCAAGCTGACGTTCTGGATGAACTTGCGGCCGGCTTGCTCGTTCTCCACCTCAAACATGATCATCGCTCCATGCCCGTACCCGCTATCGAGCGTCTGATCGATGATTTCCCGGTCAGCTCCTTCAAACAAGCTCGGGTAGTAGACCCGACGCACTTTTGGATGTTCATTCAGAAAGTTGGCTACAATTCTGGCGTTCTCGCAGTGCTCCTTCATGCGAAGATGCAGGGTTTCCAATCCTTGAATGAGCTGGAAGCTTGCAAATGGCGAAATGGCCGCGCCAGTATCGCGCAACCAAGTCATGCGCGCCTTGAGAAGAAACTCGCTCTTTCCGAGGTCATCGACCTCCACCAACGCATTGCGCCAGATGATTCCGCCGTGCGCATCGTCCGGACCGTTGAACAGCGGAAAGCGAGACCTTCCCCGATAGTCGAACTCACAATTGTCGACGATCAGTCCGCCGAGCGTCGTCCCATGACCGCAAATGTACTTCGTGGCAGAGTACGTCGTAATCGCAGCGCCGAGAGCTGACGGCCGGCATACCAGGGGGGTTGTCGTATTGTCCACGACCAGGGGGACGCCGTGCCTTCTGCCGATCTCCGCTAGCTGTCGTACAGGAAGCGGAATCAGACAGGGATTCGAGATCACCTCCCCGAACAGACATATTGTCCGATCGTCAATGGCACGTTCGAAGGTCTCGGGGTCTCGAGGGTCGGCCGTCCTTACGCTGATCCCAAGACGCTTCAAGGTGTTGTGGAGCAGATTCCATGTATTTCCGTATAGATACGGAGAAGCGACGACGTTATCTCCCACCTCACCGCTTGATAAGTTTACGATCGCGAGAAACGTCGCCGCTTGGCCCGATGCAACAGCCAGCGAGTCGCTTCCCATGTCGACGGCGGCATACCTTTTTTCCAGTGCGCGGGTCGTCGGATTGATGATCCTGGTATAGGTGAAACCATCAGCCTTTACGTTGTAGACGTCAGCAATATGGTTCAAATCGCCATCGAGCTCATAGGCCGTGCTCTGATAGATCGGCACTGCCACAGCTTTCGTCGCCGGATCACGGCGGTATCCTGCGTGGAGAGCAGCAGTTTCGGTTGAATATGGAAGCTGCGCGATGGCTGCCGTTGGGCCCGAGATCTCTGCGCTGCTGTCGCGAGTCTCCTGGGCTGACGCTTGCCCCACAGACCTAGGCCGACCGGACCGGAAGTAAGTGCGAAAGGCACAGCCCAACCGCTCGATCCAATCGTATCGAATCTCGCCAATACAGCCGATCCTAAAACTGCGGGTAGGAAGGTGCAGCTTAGAGTAGATGTAGAGATTATGGGCTGCCAGATGGCGGTATAGCCCATCAAACGCCACCTGGTCAGAGATTCCAGCTGGAGCGGTGAACGCCACGCAAACCGGCGACTGCAGGTGCTCCGCAAGCAATGGGGGCACCACCCCTTCCAGCTCTCGGATGATGCTGTCCTTTATCTTCTCATACCTGCTGCGCCTGGCATCAGTGCCTTCGATGCTCAGGATCTCCAATGCCTTTGTAACTGCCTGAACGATGTGTGTTGGAGGGGTTGATCGCCATTCACCTGTGCGTTCAAGCGACCGCCATTGATCTCTGACGTCGAGAACAAACGATCGTGGCTCTTGGAGAGCATTCTCAAGGAGCTCGCGGGAGGCAATGACAAAAGCCAATCCCGGTGGACCTTCGATGCACTTGTTGCTCGACGTAACAATGACGTCTGGTCCGCCACGACTCAGATCGATGTTGACGCCGCCGAAAGAACTCATCGCGTCAACGATAGTCTTCACGCCACGTCGCCTAGTCACTTCCATGATCGGCTCGAGCGGATTCACAATTCCGGTCGTCGTCTCGCAATGGACGACGCATACGTGCGTGATACCTGACTCTCGGCTCAAGCGCTCGGCGATTTCCTCAGGGTCCAAGGGATCGGTGGCTCGCTTGATAAGCTTCACCGCCTCGACGCCCCATAGCCGAAGAATTTTGAGAATGCGCTCTCCATAAATGCCGTTTATGCAAACGAGCGGCCGATCGGCCCGGGTGAGGAAGGAAGAGAGAGCGGCCTCCATTCCAAAGGAGCCGCCCCCCTGGATAGGAACGACCGAATAGCCTTCCGCATTGCCCGACACATTGAGCATAAGCCGCCTCATGCGCGCGGTCACTTCCTTGAACTCGCAATCGCGCGATGCAAGGTCGAGCTGCATCTCGGCCTTCACTGCCGGTGATAACGACATTGGGCCAGGCGTCAGCAAAGAACGTTCTCTCGTCACACCATCCCCTTTATGTTGCACTCATTAAGATTCGGCAGACGCACACGATGTGTTTCGCCTGACGTTGGCCAAGCACCGGTAAACGGCACGCTCGAGCCTCTCGCCGATTCAGACCTGTCTCCGTAGCGCGCACCTAAGTCATTCAGCTCTCGGAGGACTTGGCCCAATCGCATTGGCGCTCGCACCGTTGCAGCGGCGCATCAGTCTCTTTTCGCATGAGATGCGGGTCGAGGGTCAGCACTCGCGTCGTCGGCAGTCCGCCAGTCTGCTTACGTGTAATCAACCATCCACAGTGAGAAGGGCGTCTGTCGGACGCGCATTGATAGCGCCCCAGACACATCCAACTTCACGATAGTCGCTGATGACCGGAGTCATGGCGCTTGCGCCTCGGACGTTCGCACTCTTTGTCACTCGTTTGGAAGGCTTCTAGTGCCGAAGCCCGTCACCTCCTATTTTGATATCTTACAACTTGACGTAAGGTTCGATTCAACCCTCTCAGATCGCTAGCCGAGATATTTTTTTCGGACAACGCAGCTGTGTCGCATTTAATTCGGGGCGGCTTCCGTCTGTGTACGATTTCCAAGATGACTGTCATGAAACTCCAAAGGTAAGACGACCCCAAGCGTCTAGAGGACAAATGACATCGGGCCTCTGAAGAGAAAGCTTGTGGCGGAATGCGATCGACGAGCGGGCTTAGCGGCTACCCGAGCGGTGCAGCGCGACTTTGCTGTGTACGGAAGCTGCCAAACAAGCCCGCGGCTGGCGAACCTGCCTTCGATGAACACGCCGTAGACAATGGCGCCGGCAATTCTTAAAGGATCGCTGTGATGGCCTGCTTGACGACCCGCCCTGTCCGGCCTTGCACCATCGACGACGATCAGGCTGCCCGGCGGACAACGAACGACGCTAGCCGACGCGAAACACTGCTCGGTCCGCTCGACGGAAAGCGGTTCTTCCACCATGATATACCGAATGTGGGCGCCGTTCGACTTGCAGCCGCACCGTAGCATTCAAGGCGTCGAGCGAACCGCTGTTTATCGATTGGATACGCGCTATCGGCGGCCCTACTATCCAGCCAAACCTAGCACTTGTGATCGGTATCGATGAGAAACGTCAGGTTCGGCACGATCGCGAGCAGCCCATCTGCCCGATGGTGCCCGGCATACGAGAATTTCATCTGCGGCATGCTCTCGCTCTGCCGCGCCAAAGGCTACAGGCGCTACCGACATTTGAGCTCTTGAAGCTTCCGAATAGTCGACCCCAGCTTCTGAACGCCTGGACATCCCCATCGCCAATGATACCGGCGCCACGCACGAATCAGCTTGAAAGCGTGGCTCGCCTATCGGCCACATCACCGCGTCCATCTCACGCTGAACAATCCGCAGTCCCAATCTGGTTTCGCGCGAAACGGTTCTGCAACGAGGCCCCAAGCGGGCTTATATGGCTAACTGTAGATTCGGGTCGCGCGTTTCGGAACGACCGGATCTCATGAGTCTGCGCGCTGTGGCGACGGATGGCACCTCTGAGCCGTTCCGCTCGCGGCTGGCTCCCTTGCAGCACATGCTGGTCGCATCTGGCTTCCGTTTGGAAGGGTTTGCTGCGCGTCGCACATGAAACCCCGCGTTGTCTTTCCTTCCCGAAGCGGCTTGGATCTGGCTCACGTCGCCTGATTGAACGGAGGCGTGACAATTCAGCGCGAGAGAGATTCGGCGGCAATCCCGCATCGGCACTGTTGGCGGCGCGTCGCACTGCCAGCCGTCATGTTGGCTGCCCTGTATCGACCCCAGAGACTTCAATGCGCCCCTGCTCCGCTAAGCGTCTGCCGATCGCCTTTCACTGGAACGCAGCTGCAATGAGGCATGGGAGAAGGGCACGCTAGTGATCGCCAACGACCCCGCGCGCCACCAAGAGATCGAGAACCGTATCCGCTAGCTGCTCGGGCTCTTGTCCCACAGTCCTGAGTTGCAGTTCAGGCCTTATCGGCCTTTCGTATGGCGCATCGATTCCGGTGAAGCCCTTGATCCCACCGGAATTCACCTTGGAATATAGACCCTTGGGATCCCGCCGGGCGCATTCTTCGAGTGGCGTGTCGACAAACACTTCGATGAACTCCCCCTCATCAAACAGATTGCGTATCAGGTCGCGTTCAGCCCTGTAGGGCGCGATGAACGAGCAAATTACGATCAACCCGCTGTCCGCCATCAACTTGGCGACCTCGCCGACACGCCGAATATTTTCAGCGCGGTCGGCCTCGGAGAAACCAAGATCCCGATTTAGTCCGTGCCGGAGGTTATCTCCGTCCAACATCATGGTGTGGCACGACATTGCAAACAGCTTTTGATCGACGATGTTGGCAATGGTTGATTTGCCCGCGCCAGACAGCCCGGTGAACCAGATGACGCAAGGCCTCTGGTTCTTGAGTGCGGCACGTTGCCTTTTATCTACCAACAGCGATTGCAAAGCGATGTTGGTCGTCCGCCGCAGCCCAAAGGCGATCATGCCGGCTCCGACCGTGCGATTCGTATAGGGATCGATAACGATAAGTGATCCCGTCTTCGGATTGATATCGAAAGG
This genomic stretch from Bradyrhizobium sp. CCGB12 harbors:
- a CDS encoding glutamine synthetase family protein, with the translated sequence MGPLHESRKALIGVCDFDGVLRGKLVLSDDVSAGDRIIKFSEAVLAWDCSDRVIQANSAQELPSVFGDADLRVLSATARAVPTCHDRFLYLAEFAGAHESICPRGVLRKVLRRAADHGYSCTAGFEFEFTLFNESAETIHKKPYDQWVPLTRGPFGYSVARTLASNELFDEILAFCDDARLPLSGLHFETGPGAIEASLRHCDALEAADRAVLLKSIVKSWAQTRGMMATFMAKVSENWPGQSGHIHISMSSNGQNAFYDGKASRNISGTMNQFVGGQLKYMNDFCVLAAPNVNSYKRLLPGFWAPTCPSWGVDNRSCAVRVIPGNESAHRLEYRLSGADINPYLALAGAIGSGILGVEENAVLATPIAGDASEERHAAYEPLPQNLAEATSRFAQSQEAIDVFGDRFVEAFSRSRRWEWDAVQHRVSDCERERYFEVI
- a CDS encoding ATP-grasp domain-containing protein; this translates as MKERVCVIVDAYSTGRYLPEEFKGYGIKTVHAMSSAQIPPIFQSHFNADVYDEVLRPGERMSDEEVVQFHLEALRGRELEFIIAGCESGVELADSLSERIGLPSNGTALSAARRDKSRLSDALTSAGVRSIRQVVSDNAENVTTWMRQQRFDEIVIKPLNSAGTEDVFFCSTDADVRRAVNAIVGKTNCLGVMNRFALGQEKINGQQYTVNAVSIDGETFITEVWTYDTVLVKGAASVCSLEQLLEGEEPVVQELSDYLVQALKALEIVNGPAHAEIIVDRMGPVLVDCGARLQGTMSAKARTMALGHNHITSTAWRYADPIGFTEYMRRRGPYRRKAHALCVSLVSDMDGVVNGYPGLESIRKLPSFADAIAFVPIGQNLVRTTDLASTPGIVYLVSNDLTELDNDYRKLRAMRMDQVFELRAQGQS
- a CDS encoding DMT family transporter — its product is MLLVALYVLVSAAGDVYAAAYFQQANVWITLLLSFAIVSVTFNVLAHREGVAVRVGKSSSLAFVSLNCVTAISWIGLFVGLKYAEPAIVVTFMVALGPTATAWLNALIRGQGRLPKSDVVASVLIAAVGSYMVWIAASGNAGIEWGPRSSLGIFLAIVAGLSLSLTSILVKLLFDRGLSSRQVLAHRFYGAILLLLGLSDHSSILQELSQHWLAIVMIALSTIVVPLLLVQEGIRRVEPFTVNMVLSTAPIITFLFQYFDSRIVPSFYTLVGNVLISAIAVGNLYFQYRRSA
- a CDS encoding gamma-glutamyl-gamma-aminobutyrate hydrolase family protein, with the protein product MISQRTEARAVVGVTSNRLLADGVHRDWLRRKYVQALVRYAGVACAILPTIDAEDAELDNDLTIMNRLDGLMLTGDESNIDPVILTSSASGRLRATSQHDIQAGVRDRPRDRLSAAAIEKAVALGMPILGICRGLQELNVYFGGTLYPSLSEWGLQSGQMHAEKAGLPRDRQYDTAHTVKFCPDGVLLPIAGAAEAHVNSLHNQGIERLAAALKPEAWASDGLIEAASVTGGPTLQIGVQWHPEWHVETDPLSKQLFSAFGAACVTYRSESGRGRL
- the rtxC gene encoding dhydrorhizobitoxine desaturase produces the protein MKQADAWKLRSSRFEPVQFDREINQQLSALRPDNITGAVYIVKDYAVIAACVLTTVHVSYWLYPIAVLLIGAYQRGLTTIAHDAAHRTLAKNTTWNYILGILFAAYPLFQRHWAYRISHVYLHHPYLGDPEKDPDLKFFLSSGVYDVLPPKQYAFNMIWKPILGGATVVYLKYLWTNRFSISVEDQSRSGILVDKYGFYLFWILILGGAYLVGLLHIVVLFWIVPYLTTFQVLGWFIELAEHSPMCETETKNVYLTRNRKGNFIERAILGQNLDEYHLEHHLSPGIPFWLLHKAQKIRMQDPHYASVAATWGGLFVKGPQGQPSVIAQLMDRNRRLYQQSLACRDAKERSA
- a CDS encoding 2-aminoethylphosphonate--pyruvate transaminase → MQLDLASRDCEFKEVTARMRRLMLNVSGNAEGYSVVPIQGGGSFGMEAALSSFLTRADRPLVCINGIYGERILKILRLWGVEAVKLIKRATDPLDPEEIAERLSRESGITHVCVVHCETTTGIVNPLEPIMEVTRRRGVKTIVDAMSSFGGVNIDLSRGGPDVIVTSSNKCIEGPPGLAFVIASRELLENALQEPRSFVLDVRDQWRSLERTGEWRSTPPTHIVQAVTKALEILSIEGTDARRSRYEKIKDSIIRELEGVVPPLLAEHLQSPVCVAFTAPAGISDQVAFDGLYRHLAAHNLYIYSKLHLPTRSFRIGCIGEIRYDWIERLGCAFRTYFRSGRPRSVGQASAQETRDSSAEISGPTAAIAQLPYSTETAALHAGYRRDPATKAVAVPIYQSTAYELDGDLNHIADVYNVKADGFTYTRIINPTTRALEKRYAAVDMGSDSLAVASGQAATFLAIVNLSSGEVGDNVVASPYLYGNTWNLLHNTLKRLGISVRTADPRDPETFERAIDDRTICLFGEVISNPCLIPLPVRQLAEIGRRHGVPLVVDNTTTPLVCRPSALGAAITTYSATKYICGHGTTLGGLIVDNCEFDYRGRSRFPLFNGPDDAHGGIIWRNALVEVDDLGKSEFLLKARMTWLRDTGAAISPFASFQLIQGLETLHLRMKEHCENARIVANFLNEHPKVRRVYYPSLFEGADREIIDQTLDSGYGHGAMIMFEVENEQAGRKFIQNVSLMYHVSNVGDARTLVTHPVSTTHTTVPREKREAAGIFGGSIRLCVGIEDITDIIKDLEKALSAI